A single region of the Brachypodium distachyon strain Bd21 chromosome 3, Brachypodium_distachyon_v3.0, whole genome shotgun sequence genome encodes:
- the LOC100845315 gene encoding chromatin remodeling protein EBS: MAKTKQGKKDVDSYTIRGTTKVVRVGDTVLMRASESDTMPYVARIEKMETDGRGSVRVRVRWYYRPEEAKGGRRQFHGAKELFLSDHLDTQSAHTIEETCVVHSFKEYTKLNNVGPEDFFCRFDYNAASGAFHPDRVAVYCKCEMPYNPDDLMVQCEACKDWFHPSCLAMTIEQAKKLAHFMCSDCDEENDGNRPSNGHAPHCGPEADSKRQRR; the protein is encoded by the exons ATGGCCAAGACCAAGCAAGGGAAGAAGGACGTCGACTCCTACACCATCCGCGGCACCACCAAGGTAGTCCGAG TGGGCGACACCGTGCTGATGCGGGCGTCGGAATCGGACACCATGCCGTACGTGGCGcggatcgagaagatggagacGGACGGGCGCGGCAGCGTGCGGGTCAGGGTGCGGTGGTACTACCGCCCCGAGGAGGCCAAGGGTGGCAGGCGGCAGTTCCACGGCGCCAAGGAGCTCTTCCTCTCCGATCACCTGGACACCCAGAGCGCCCACACAATCGAGGAAACGTGCGTCGTGCACTCCTTCAAGGAGTACACCAAGCTCAACAACGTCGGGCCTGAGGACTTCTTCTGCCGCTTCGACTACAACGCCGCCTCTGGCGCGTTCCACCCTGACCGTGTGGCTGT CTACTGCAAGTGCGAGATGCCATACAACCCAGATGATCTCATGGTGCAGTGTGAGGCGTGCAAGGACTG GTTCCATCCATCTTGCTTGGCAATGACCATTGAGCAGGCCAAAAAACTAGCCCACTTCATGTGCTCAGACTGTGATGAGGAAAATGATGGAAATAGACCTTCAAATGGACATGCACCACATTGTGGGCCTGAG